One stretch of Nicotiana tabacum cultivar K326 chromosome 18, ASM71507v2, whole genome shotgun sequence DNA includes these proteins:
- the LOC142172468 gene encoding uncharacterized protein LOC142172468 — protein MDVVGPIEPAASNRDMFILVAINPFTKWFEVASYKVVTKKVVADFVRDHIVCQFGVPESIVTDNAANLNSDLMKAMYETFNIKHQNSIAYKTQKNRVAEAANKHIEKILWKMVDIYKHWHEKLPFAMLEYRITIRTSTGATPYLLVYDTEAIIPAEVEIPSLRIIQEAELSDTEWIQNQYKQLALYADKRMNVDEAKEKFSPNWQGSYMIHRVLTR, from the exons ATGGATGTCGTCGGTCCAATTGAACCCGCTGCTTCAAATAGAGATATGTTCATATTGGTGGCTATAAACCCTTTCACAAAATGGTTTGAAGTTGCTTCTTATAAGGTTGTGACTAAGAAGGtcgtagcagattttgtccgAGATCACATTGTTTGTCAATTTGGAGTACCTGAGTCAATCGTTactgacaatgcagccaatctcaatagtgatttgatgaaagctatgtatGAAACATTCAATATCAAGCATCAAAATTCTATAGCATACAAGACGCAAAAGAATAGAGTCGCAGAAGCCGCCAACAAACACATCGAGAAGATATTGTGGAAAATGGTGGACATCTACAAGCATTGGCACGAGAAGCTGCCATTTGCTATGCTTGAGTATCGCATCACAATTCGTacgtcaactggggcaactccttatcTACTCGTCTACGACACTGAAGCCATTATTCCTGCTGAAGTGGAGATtccctccttaagaatcatacaagaagccgagctTAGTGACACAGAATGGATACAAAACCAATACAAACAATTGGCTCTCTATGCCGATAAGAGAATGAACGTG GATGAAGCAAAGGagaaattctcacccaactggcaaggttcTTACATGATTCATCGAGTACTAACACGATGA